The DNA region TAACGCGTCATCCACACGCCGTGTCATCTCATGCCAAATATATAAGTAGAATGTGGAGCAAAGGCCATCGCCTACAATGGAATTTCTCAGACTTTCCTCAACGATAACTCCTTCTTATCAGGGATTTGGGGTACCATATATGGCACAAGAAATGTCTCAACACCAGAGAAAAATAACAACTAACATAAACATGAATCTAGACCAGTTATGTTGAGCCTTATTTTCTTAAAGCTCCCATTATCTGTATTTGAGACAAGCCACAAACCCAACCCAACAGTCTATCCGTACATTACTATGAGAAGTAATGTAAGTGATGAGTAACCATGAATCTTGCTTGAGACAATAATGAATACCTTCATGAGATAACATGGGAAAAACATTATAAATTGGATTGATTTTAGGTTATCCTGTTGGATGTGTTGTTGGGATTCTGTTTTATAACGTTCACAAGTATAATTTTACTAACCTCAGCAAAGAAGAAATTCTGCACTTCCCATGCAATCTATGGTGCCCCAGGGGGGCCcggaccccaggttaagaactatgctctacacacagtagcctacctcgACTGAACTTCCATGCTATAAAATGATGTGGGAAGGCGTGTGACCGTGGTCTACTTCCAGCAGTGCATGGCATGCAAGACCTTTGCCTGTACAACACAACCACAGTCACTTCCCCTGAGTGTATATATACGCAGACAAACCATAACCAAGTTAacacaatctacagacaacaaaacGGTGACAGAAGACACTCAGAGGTAAGTTAGGATACATGTCTGGAACATCTGAAAATGAGCTTTATTTTAGACGTTCAAAGTGACTAATGATTTCATTTTTATCCAAAAACAGAATACTGAAAATGAAGGTCTTTGTGCTGCTCGCTTTTGTCGCATTCACTGGTAAGATATGTACCTACTCTTGCCACAATtctcagaggtggaacgtaactaagtatgttttacttcgttactgtacttaagtagttttttctgtaatttgtacttacttgagtaaaaaatgcagacttttacttttactcagttaaattttttgacaattacttgtactttctactccttacatttctagaagaagacttagttactagttacatttatcctaggtttttctgttgtgtttcgtggatatttgagtagcctcagctgcgggcagggaggcgggaccaagcccatCTTCCAaacagacacccagacagaaaagatactttaaacaAAATTAACAGGACTCCAAAGTCTTGTTCAaacagaaccgaaaaccgttgcagaaactttttttctattggatcaagtaggcagacatggagaaagataGCCAATGTGCAAgtacttgtaggcctacttttgtactcaaaaagtacacacaacttcagtacttcttccacctctgacaattttacacagtgcacatttaacaaTTATTTTTATATGATCTAGAATATGATGTGAAAATGTAACTTTGCCATGTGAAAAGATCCTCATTCATGACAATATTACATTATTAGTCAATAATTAGCCTACTGCTACTACCTCTCCTGCTCAACTGTATTTTttctgtaacttattatttctcttttttccattgcGACCACAGGCTGCAACGCAGAAGCATCTCATCTACAGCTCGATCAGCTGACAGATGCATTCTGGAATTATGTTGCCCAGGCAACCCAGACAGCAGAGGATACCATGCAGATGATCAGAACATCTGAATTTGGGCAGGAAGTGAAGTAAGTCAGTATGATGAGGTTGAAAAATGTTCATCCAATTAACATCTAATCATTGAGATCGCAGCTAATGACAATATCATATTTCTCTGACAGCACTAGACTCACGGAGAGTGCAGATGTTGCCAGCAAGTACGCAGTCACCCTCCAAAACCAGATGACCCCTCTGGCCCAAGACGTCATGGCAAAGATCACCAACGAGGCTGAGGTGCTCAAGGAGCGTCTGACCCAGGACCTTGCCACAGTTCAGGGGGAACTGGAACCTTATGCCAATGACATGAGAGTCCAGGTTCTGCAGAGGGTGGAGGATCTGAAGGTTGCTGTGGCTCCCTTTGCTGAGTCTCTGGACTCTGAGTCCCTGAAAACCACCCTGTTCCAGAAGAGTGAGGAGCTGAAGGGAAGTCTGGAGAAGAGCGTGCAGGAGCTGCAGTCCCAGCTGGGCCCCTACACCGAGGAGCTCAGGCAGAAGGTGGACCAGCACCTGCAGGAGTTCCAGGCCAGTGTGGCCCCCTTGACTGCTGACCTCCAGACCCAGCTGACCCAGAGAACCAAGATGATCCAGCAGAGCCTGGCACCCTACGCTGAAGACCTGAAGGACAAACTGGACCCCTATGCCCAGGGCCTCAGAGCACAGCTTACCTCCCTGTTTGAGAGTTTCTCCAAGACTAGCTAAATCACCCTTGCTAATTAAGATGTAGTTGGTAACATTATTTattgtatttacattttcatacatttgaaataaaacggaattttcataatgttttgtttgtctgtatgaTATGTTAAGTGTGGGGAGGTAGACATAGAAGCTACGGAGAATGCACTACTCAGAGGTAAAGGGAATGCAGAaactgttttttgtttgctttttggcAAACCCACATACAGTAGTAAGTTGATTTTTATTTGTTGGGGGGATTTCAACCTATTTATTATCTTTTTGCATTTATCTACTGGTTACACTAGGGGGTGCCACATCACGGTCATGtttttctgcctgcctgtgtgcacgaatgtgcagtgtgtgtttgtgtgtgtgtgtgtgtgtgtgtgtgtgtgtgtgtgtgtgtgtgtgtgtgtgtgtgtgtgtgtgtgtgtgtgtgtgtgtgtgtgtgtgtgtgtgtgtgtgtgtgtgtgtgtgtgtgtgtgtgattgtctgtcaTGGGAAGGATCAAAGTTGAGCTCCAACAGTAAAAGTGCACTCTGACCCTAAGCAAGTCAGCCGATACCTCAAGCAGTGGAAAACAATCAGATACAGTAACAGCCCATCCAGGTAGACTTTTCCTCAGTGGTAGTACAGTAAATGCACACCATATGTATGAGATGCATACAGCGGTCTAGTAGGTTACTTTGTAAAAAACATAATGTTGtcgctagagatgtacaggatccaagatccggttccggatccggcaggataatagggtttttcagactatccggatccggcaggatcttaagcactgGATCCGGTAtgcggcagttacctaaaaatcaggatctggggcatctctactttttgcgtagcctaggcttttcagtcagtctttcacaaccctaaTCGCtgcgtgtgcgagttggctatgtgtttcaactctttcgtaggatccggtatccggttccggatccggcaggatcttaagcagtggacccggtatccggcaggatcctaaaaatcaggatccggtgcatctctagttgtcgCACCGCTTGTCAAATAAAATAGCGTATAAAATTGTGAAGTTCTGAGGGTGTGAAAATTACTCCAcaaccaagggggccctgaagcccaacccTCGATATTTACATTCTGCCATCGTGCTATACTCAGGGGTAAAacatttgggccccatgaaagattcaaattttgggcccccaaaatgacaaattatgttatcagcatccttccagggctctgtcagagctgtcgggcccttagaatctgtaacacctttccccccctcgcggcacccatggctatactgtatgtcgcacaattgtattgtatttttttagAGGAACAAATCCCCGAAACCCCCAACAATGACATAGGGTCTCTGTCTTAAAACCCTGAAGCAACACCCATGGATGGGGGGGTTTCTAGCtgtttggcccaggggcccatggactcATAATCTGTCCCCGTAGGTCGTTAAAGCATCCAAAACATTACAGCTAGCTGGGGTCAAACTGTAAGACCTCCATATAAGGATCctctaactcagtgtttctcaacctttttttaggcgaggcaccctttcaattcatgaaaaatttcaaggcaccccaaaccaacaagccgtaacatggcatcgcatccgataccacacaagcttagaaaagtagcacatttggagacgtcacacgacctacgttcgaagttgcagctgactggggcgacctatatttactttattgtgcgtaaatggcagatgaaagattccactgactagcattaacttatcaatttagaattttttgtattatatattacataatttatttatcagccatgtttctgcggcacccctgacgggggcctgcggcaccccagggtgcctcggcacccctgttgagaaacgctgGCCTAACTCAGTTAAGTCGCCAGCCAAGTATTACCAATGATACACCCAAAGTTGATATAATTTATTCTTAAAATTACATTCCTCTCAGTGCTCACAAAACATGAAACCTTCACCTGCTAAAATGCCCCTCTAACTTGTTCACTAATAAGATATTATAATTTACCGAGCACTAGTTTGTTTTGGAGTGTTTTTACAACAACTTTGTGGTGAACGCATAAAAGTTCATGTTAAAAACCTTTCCTTTCCAATATTCCAGTGGACTGAGTTCTGTGGAAGACACGCCTGCCCTCGAGTGGAGACTTTTCACCATAACAgtgataaaaagaaaaaagcgcaggggcctatactacaaagctggttcaggagtaaaccaggctaaGTTACGAGgttaatcatctaatagaagagcctggagtcctcactttCTGACGACTGAACAagctttgtagtacaggcccCAATAGACAAATCAGAATTTAGTGACAAAACCAAATACATTAGAACTGCTAATTCACATGACAAGATGCATTTCATGATGTAGATATCACACATAAAGTAAATGCcatcaagcacacatacacacacacacacacacacacacacacacacacacacacacacacacacacacacacacacacacacacacacacacacacacacacacacacacacacacaagcacatctgGTCTACTGCATGTCTGATCTTGTTAGAATGTCAAAGAGTGTAacgtaacataacataacacaacataacgtaacatcacacacacacacacacacacacacacacacacacacacacacacacacaattatataaTACATTAGCATTTGGAGTGTATGAGCTCTGTAGTGTAATTGTGTGTATGAaggctactgtactgtgtgtagttGGCAGTGGGCCTCATCCCAAGATGgaaaacagcagtgtgtgtgtgtgtgtgtgtgtgtgtgtgtgtgtgtgtgtgtgtgtgtgtgtgtgtgtgtgtgtgtgtgtgtgtgtgtgtgtgtgtgtgtgtgtgtgtgtgtgtccatatatgtgtatgaatgtactgctcacatgcacacacctccttcatacacacacacacacacaaacacacacacacacacacacacacacacacacacacacacacacacacacacgcacgcgcgcgcgcgcgtatacacacacacacacacacacacacacacacacacacacacacacacacacacacacacacacacacacacacacacacacacacacacacacacacacacaataggtgaCCTTTCATCTCTCGCTTGCTTACTCCATAAATGGGATCTCACACTTCAGCTCACACACTAATCAC from Engraulis encrasicolus isolate BLACKSEA-1 chromosome 5, IST_EnEncr_1.0, whole genome shotgun sequence includes:
- the LOC134448399 gene encoding apolipoprotein A-IV-like encodes the protein MKVFVLLAFVAFTGCNAEASHLQLDQLTDAFWNYVAQATQTAEDTMQMIRTSEFGQEVNTRLTESADVASKYAVTLQNQMTPLAQDVMAKITNEAEVLKERLTQDLATVQGELEPYANDMRVQVLQRVEDLKVAVAPFAESLDSESLKTTLFQKSEELKGSLEKSVQELQSQLGPYTEELRQKVDQHLQEFQASVAPLTADLQTQLTQRTKMIQQSLAPYAEDLKDKLDPYAQGLRAQLTSLFESFSKTS